In Candidatus Obscuribacterales bacterium, the sequence TACTGGCGGGGTTGGGGACGGCGTTGGGAGCTTTACCCGTGCTGTTTGCCGTGAATTTGACCCAGCGACTGCAGGCGGTACTTTTAGGCATCGGTGGCGGCATTATGCTGGCAGCAACCTCCTTTTCGCTGCTGGTGCCGGGTAAGGATGCAGCGATCGCCCTTGGATTTCCCCCAACCCAGGCAGCGTTGATCATGGTAGTGGGCATGTTGCTGGGAGGGAGTCTCCTCTGGTTTGCCCACAATCACTTTCCCCATGAGCATTTTTTCAAAGGACGGGAAGGGCCTCAAAAGCAGCATCTCAAGCAGATTTGGCTCTTTGTGATTGCCATCGCCCTGCATAATTTACCGGAGGGTTTGGCTGTAGGCGTTGCCTTTGGTGCCGAGGAAAACACCACGGCGATGGCGTTGGCCCTGGGCATTGGGCTGCAAAATATTCCTGAAGGTCTGGTCGTTGCCCTGGCCTTGCGGGAGTTGGGCTATGCCCGGACCTACGCCAT encodes:
- a CDS encoding ZIP family metal transporter — translated: MDHVMQGFLASLLAGLGTALGALPVLFAVNLTQRLQAVLLGIGGGIMLAATSFSLLVPGKDAAIALGFPPTQAALIMVVGMLLGGSLLWFAHNHFPHEHFFKGREGPQKQHLKQIWLFVIAIALHNLPEGLAVGVAFGAEENTTAMALALGIGLQNIPEGLVVALALRELGYARTYAIGVSTMTGLLEPIGGLFGAAVVSVSQPLLPWGMAFAAGAMLFVIVDEIIPEVSNKGWDQEGTVGAMIGFVVMMFLDVALG